Proteins encoded together in one Halalkaliarchaeum sp. AArc-CO window:
- the pstA gene encoding phosphate ABC transporter permease PstA, translating to MSEEPSTEPADPFAGIADDVHRKRLIGQAFVAVCLASTLVGIVALVALVADVLYESWGWVTWEFLTYPPSRFVENYLPGGRGAGIYPALVGSILLIVLTAVFTLFLGVGAAIYLEEYAPDSRLTSFIEANIANLAGVPSIVYGLLGLALFVRAAGLGSSLLAGALTLTLLILPIVIVSAQEAIRAVPDSQRRAAYGVGATDWEVIRDIVLPASLPGIMTGTILALSRAIGETAPILMVGAATSMFVAPVRDGPFGLPVPDFLGPFAAMPMQIFDWARLPQAEFQHVAAAGIVVLLAVLLGMNATAIYIRNRYERQ from the coding sequence ATGAGTGAAGAACCGAGCACCGAACCGGCAGATCCCTTTGCGGGCATCGCCGACGACGTCCACCGAAAACGACTGATCGGACAGGCCTTCGTCGCCGTCTGCCTCGCCTCGACGCTCGTGGGGATCGTCGCGCTCGTTGCACTCGTCGCGGACGTGCTCTACGAGTCGTGGGGATGGGTCACCTGGGAGTTCCTCACGTATCCCCCCTCGCGGTTCGTCGAAAACTACCTGCCGGGCGGTCGAGGGGCGGGGATCTATCCGGCGTTGGTCGGCTCGATCCTGCTGATCGTACTCACTGCCGTGTTCACACTGTTTCTCGGCGTCGGTGCCGCGATCTACCTCGAGGAGTACGCGCCCGACTCCCGGCTCACGAGCTTCATCGAGGCGAACATCGCCAATCTTGCGGGCGTTCCGTCGATCGTGTACGGCCTTCTGGGGCTGGCGCTTTTCGTCCGGGCGGCGGGGCTCGGATCGAGCCTCTTGGCGGGGGCGTTGACGCTTACTCTCCTGATCCTTCCGATCGTGATCGTCTCCGCCCAGGAGGCGATCCGCGCGGTGCCCGATTCCCAGCGCCGGGCCGCCTACGGTGTGGGCGCGACCGACTGGGAGGTAATCCGCGACATCGTGTTGCCGGCGTCGCTCCCCGGGATCATGACCGGGACGATCCTGGCGCTGTCTCGAGCGATTGGGGAGACGGCGCCGATCCTGATGGTCGGCGCCGCGACGTCGATGTTCGTCGCCCCGGTCCGGGACGGACCGTTCGGGCTGCCGGTGCCGGACTTTCTCGGGCCGTTCGCGGCGATGCCGATGCAGATCTTCGACTGGGCTCGGCTCCCGCAGGCGGAGTTCCAGCACGTCGCTGCCGCCGGAATCGTCGTGTTGCTCGCAGTGCTGCTGGGAATGAACGCGACGGCGATCTACATCAGAAACAGGTACGAACGACAATGA
- the pstB gene encoding phosphate ABC transporter ATP-binding protein PstB: MSQNESTMSQDQSNPSQERATMSQGRIDDDIDPSIESTPEGATAIETRDLEVFYGEERALHPTSVRLPEKQVTAIIGPSGCGKSTFLRCLNRMNDLIDVARIEGEVLFKGKNVYDDDVDPVALRRRIGMVFQKPNPFPKSIYDNVAYGLKIQGFEGDLDARVEESLRRAALWDEVKDQLGSSGLDLSGGQQQRLCIARAIAPDPEVVLMDEPASALDPVATSKVEDLITELAEDYTVIVVTHNMQQAARISDKTAVFLTGGRLVEFGDTDRIFSNPEHQRVEDYITGKFG; this comes from the coding sequence ATGAGCCAGAACGAATCTACGATGAGCCAGGATCAATCGAACCCGAGTCAGGAACGTGCGACAATGAGCCAGGGGCGGATCGACGACGACATCGATCCCAGCATCGAATCGACGCCGGAGGGCGCCACCGCGATCGAGACCCGAGACCTGGAGGTCTTTTACGGCGAGGAGCGGGCGCTTCACCCGACCTCGGTCCGACTGCCAGAAAAGCAGGTGACGGCGATCATTGGGCCCTCTGGATGCGGCAAATCGACGTTCCTCCGGTGTTTGAACCGGATGAACGACCTGATTGACGTCGCCAGAATCGAAGGCGAGGTGTTGTTCAAAGGAAAGAACGTCTACGACGACGACGTCGACCCGGTGGCGCTGCGCCGTCGGATCGGGATGGTGTTCCAGAAGCCGAACCCGTTTCCGAAATCGATCTACGACAACGTCGCCTACGGGCTGAAGATCCAGGGGTTCGAGGGCGACCTCGACGCCCGCGTCGAGGAGTCGCTCCGCCGGGCGGCGCTGTGGGACGAGGTGAAAGATCAGCTCGGGTCCTCCGGACTGGACCTCTCCGGGGGGCAACAACAGCGGCTCTGTATTGCCCGGGCGATCGCTCCCGACCCGGAGGTGGTGTTGATGGACGAGCCGGCCTCCGCGCTGGATCCGGTTGCCACCTCGAAGGTGGAGGATCTCATCACGGAACTCGCGGAGGATTACACCGTGATCGTCGTCACGCACAACATGCAACAGGCGGCCCGCATCTCCGACAAGACGGCGGTGTTTCTGACCGGCGGTCGGCTCGTGGAGTTCGGCGACACCGACCGCATCTTCTCGAACCCCGAACACCAGCGGGTGGAGGATTACATCACCGGCAAGTTCGGGTGA
- the phoU gene encoding phosphate signaling complex protein PhoU, translating to MPRTDYQEKLTQLREDVLFMSEVVAERLQMGLDALAQQDAEMGEEVITRDHEVNQLYLELEKDCIDLIALQQPVAGDLRFIAASFKIITDLERIADLATNLGEYAKQANRSVFPDVDAQQIGANTLTMLDAAMEAYANEDAETCFEVAAMDDDLDELCEKASEAVVRELIQQERFDDETELEALMNEVSRLLLTIRDLERVGDHCVNVAARSLYMIENDDELLY from the coding sequence ATGCCACGCACGGATTACCAGGAGAAATTAACTCAGCTCAGGGAGGACGTGCTGTTCATGAGCGAGGTGGTCGCCGAGCGGCTACAGATGGGACTGGACGCGCTCGCACAGCAGGACGCCGAAATGGGAGAGGAAGTGATCACTCGGGATCACGAGGTGAACCAGCTGTATCTGGAGCTGGAGAAGGACTGTATCGACCTGATCGCGCTTCAACAGCCCGTCGCCGGCGACCTGCGCTTCATCGCCGCCTCGTTCAAGATCATCACCGACCTCGAACGGATCGCCGATCTCGCGACCAACCTCGGAGAGTACGCAAAGCAAGCCAACCGGAGCGTCTTCCCCGACGTCGACGCCCAGCAGATCGGCGCAAATACCCTCACGATGCTGGATGCGGCGATGGAGGCGTACGCGAACGAGGACGCCGAGACGTGTTTCGAGGTCGCCGCAATGGACGACGACCTCGACGAGCTGTGCGAGAAGGCGAGCGAGGCGGTCGTTCGCGAACTCATCCAACAGGAGCGGTTCGACGACGAGACGGAACTCGAGGCACTAATGAACGAGGTTTCCCGGCTGCTGCTCACGATCCGTGACCTCGAACGCGTCGGCGACCACTGCGTCAACGTCGCGGCGCGGTCGCTGTACATGATCGAAAACGACGACGAGTTACTGTACTGA
- a CDS encoding MFS transporter translates to MLSRYLPSVASQLRQLASDGRGPILFAIAAGWGLTIGTRTIYPVLLPDLRATYGLDLATAGALLTVLFVAYAFGQLPGGLFADRIGERKTLVASMVVSGGSVVLIVVAGSPIALFLATAAFGFGVGFYAIARFTAIARVYPDGYGTAIGITNVAPEIGQAALPPIAGVIAVVLGWQFGFGVAIPAFVAVAIALWVTVPTEPDDGRSAVDTFSLATARYVFRELKNPPVLLATLVLIVGFSIWQAFTGFYPTYLIERKGVSPAVASALFGLYFVSTAVIHPISGALYDRLNVRYTAAPIVASVAALAALPFVESLSLLVVISILLGTLLAFETATESYLVGALPDDVEGTGFGILRTLVFAVGAGSPVVFGAAADRGFFDETFLVLAALGVVLMAISSRLPLVER, encoded by the coding sequence ATGCTCTCCCGTTATCTGCCGTCGGTTGCGAGCCAGCTTCGCCAGCTCGCGAGCGACGGTCGAGGGCCGATCCTCTTTGCGATCGCGGCCGGCTGGGGGCTCACGATCGGCACGCGGACGATCTATCCGGTTCTGTTGCCGGATCTCCGTGCGACGTACGGGCTGGACCTCGCGACTGCGGGGGCGCTCTTGACGGTACTTTTTGTCGCGTACGCGTTCGGACAGCTTCCTGGCGGGCTGTTCGCAGACCGGATCGGCGAGCGGAAAACGCTCGTGGCGAGCATGGTCGTCTCCGGCGGGTCGGTCGTGTTGATCGTCGTCGCCGGCTCCCCGATCGCGCTGTTTCTGGCGACCGCCGCGTTCGGTTTCGGCGTCGGCTTCTACGCGATCGCCCGCTTTACCGCGATCGCGAGGGTGTATCCCGACGGCTACGGCACCGCGATCGGGATCACGAACGTCGCCCCGGAGATCGGGCAGGCAGCGTTGCCCCCCATCGCCGGCGTGATCGCGGTGGTGCTCGGCTGGCAGTTCGGGTTCGGAGTAGCGATCCCCGCGTTCGTCGCGGTCGCCATCGCACTGTGGGTGACGGTTCCCACCGAGCCGGACGACGGTAGGAGTGCAGTCGACACGTTCTCGCTTGCGACCGCCCGATACGTCTTCAGAGAACTCAAAAACCCCCCAGTACTGCTCGCCACGCTGGTGTTGATCGTCGGCTTTTCGATCTGGCAGGCGTTCACCGGGTTCTATCCGACGTACCTGATAGAGCGGAAGGGCGTCTCTCCGGCAGTCGCGAGCGCGCTGTTCGGGCTGTACTTCGTCTCGACTGCAGTTATCCACCCGATATCGGGAGCGCTTTACGATCGTCTGAACGTCCGGTACACGGCGGCCCCGATCGTCGCGTCTGTCGCCGCACTTGCGGCGCTGCCGTTCGTCGAGAGCCTGTCACTGCTGGTCGTGATCTCGATCCTGTTGGGGACGCTGCTCGCGTTCGAGACAGCGACCGAGTCGTATCTCGTCGGGGCGCTTCCGGACGACGTCGAGGGGACGGGGTTCGGCATCCTGCGCACGCTGGTGTTCGCGGTCGGGGCTGGAAGCCCAGTCGTGTTCGGCGCCGCTGCAGATCGCGGGTTCTTCGATGAAACCTTCCTCGTGCTCGCAGCGCTCGGGGTCGTACTGATGGCGATCTCGAGTCGACTTCCACTTGTCGAACGGTGA